The Theobroma cacao cultivar B97-61/B2 chromosome 1, Criollo_cocoa_genome_V2, whole genome shotgun sequence genome contains the following window.
ATATCAGCGTCTGCAGACAGCCtgccaaaaaggaaaaatgcgAGCAAACCTAGCAGAAAACTATAATATTCCATCTTGAGTAGTGCTATAGCAATGAGTGCATCATTGATgagtttgtgtgtgtgtgtgtgtgtatatatatatatatatagagagagagagagagagagagNgttgtgtgtgtgtgtgtatatatatatatatatatagagagagagagagagagagagatgattTTTGATCTACTAGCTTCCTAACCAAGAGCTatccatggaaaatgcaaaaaaggTATGAGCTATCACCTTTGATCCCAACTTCCCCACACGCTATTGACTTGTCCCTTGTTATCCCCATAACAAGCCCCTTATTGTAATCTAGCTATCTACCACAATGCTTGGAACTTGGAAGCAACTTCAAACTAAAACAGATTGCAgtccatttaaaacaaaaaataaaaaaacaaataatataagCGTCAATTAAATGGAGTCTAATAtgtttttttgcttttgtttattgttttccattatgtaattgaagaataaaaaactTTGCAAATTCAAAACAATCCTTTCGATCACTAATTAATCTGGATTAAAAGCATAAATAGGTTCACTCATTAGGTCGATGGctgatataattaattaaaaggtGTTGATTAGGTTTAGGCTTCATAGAAGAACCAAAATTAATTTGGCCTTAAACcaccaaacaaaaaaacaaagaaagaaagaaagtcgAATTCTTCACGTATGATTGAATGTATCAGACAAGACAAATTAAATAGAATTGCATGTGGCATGGCATCAAATTAAGGCAAACAATAGGCTGACACGGCAATCATATCAATTTAAGTtcattgaattgaaatttttggcTAACTTTTTTGCGTAATGAAATAAGCATATTGGAGCCATACTTTCATGTTGGAATGCGAATGAAGGGCAGAGAGAGGAAGCTTCATCTTGTAATGTGATAATGATAAATAACAAACACACAGTTGGGTCTTTGAGGATAACGATTAACTTCACATTGCAATGCAGTGCACGAAACAACTTCTCTGTGTCTAcacttttattaataaaaaaatgtattgatTTGGCATTCTTTATGTCCATATTTCCCTTCTTTCGAAGAACAGTAGTCTTCAAACATATATTCGGCTCTTTGCATCCTCCAATGCTTTCTGCTTAGCCGGGTCTAGTCCCCAATATGTATTCCCATTCCACCACAAACTGGAATCGTAGCATTGCTCTTTGTTGCTGTTCTCCAATGATTGACACCCATCCACGGTAAATCCTTGAAACCTAGCGGTGAAAGGTTGCTGACTCCAATCGAGTTTTCTTCCATTTGATGCCCAACCTTCTCCATCCCATATGCTTGCTTGAATTACTAATGTCTGCGATGGATAATTCACTCCAATATTTGAAATGTTCTTGGAAACTCTTATGGGTGTGTTGTCCACATAAAACcttaaaaagagaaacaaattgGGTAAATGTAAGAAACATAAATTAGATGTTTCCATCCATGAACCATGCACAGAACATAGACCAATTAATGACCTTCCAAGCCGTGTTGTAATTCAGAACTTTGCAAGAGATTAGTTTTACTTACACTATTTGATGCTGATTCCAAAGAATTCCATATGTATGAAAGTCAGCAGTGGGATCAAACCAAAGATGATACCTTTGCTCTCTGCCTCCTTTATCATTAGCAAAAACATTTGTTTGCAATGTACAAGGTTGCCCCTTGCTGCCcaaaaactcaaaatcaaGCTCATCATGGTCTCCTTCTCCTTTGTTATCTATCAACTGCATGCCATCAGCccaccaaaattttcattacatAATAGTACTGTAATTGCATGTGAGAGCAGATAGGAATTaagtttgttttattttttatataaaaagaacaaagaaagagaTTATACATAGAAAGCTGTGACAACTCCTGTAGAATCCTTGTTAGGtatctttattttcatttggaaAAACCCTGAAGCATATCTCGCGTTGGATTGGAACCTGGCCCCTGCATTAACCATAATACTAATTTTTATAGATACGcatatacatacaaaaatgTAAACATTAGTAATTGTTTTGATATACCAAACCTGAAACATTATCCattgaaatatgaatttcTCTTCCTTCGTTTAGAGATGTTACATGAGAGTTTCCCCATGTAATGTGGTAATTCTGATCAAAACTAACATCATTTGCTCTGCTTGCATTTACTATAGCCGTCAGGAGAAGAGCAAAGAAGAACCTGTCCCAACCAGGATTATGTTTATTAAGGTTGATTACTAATAAAAAGCAAAGCTGTGAATAATATTTATGAAAACTCTCAGCAGGTAAAATCGTCATGAGATGAACAGCATAAAAAGTAATATgaccaaaaggaaaaacctcTTTTCCATAGCCACCATATCTTAGTATTTCTTCTAATAGCAATGATCTTCTTCCTATCTTAGCAAAGGAGGAATTCTATCATACTTTTAGGGAGCAAGGATACAAAAAGAGTATGTTCTGAAATTTACATGATAGTGAGAAGTCTCTTATATAACAATATATACTCTTATATGTCAGGAAATTGTAAAGCTGATTCAGTTGCCTTTCATGGTTCCTTACTTCAATTAGCTAGGCCTTCCTCTTAAAAAAGATGGTAGGTAGCCCATTCTTAGTGATAGACTTTAATATATCAATCTCACATTCAAACCTCTATATGGAAGTGTACAACTTATAAGACAAAAAGAGAAGCCTACCTTGCTTGAAAGAGAAAGGCATGGCTAATTCAATTTCCGCACTCATTCTCGCGACCAAATGCTTAAATTGAACTTTGTCGTGATACAAAGTATATATTACTGTATAATTATTAGAAGATGACTTAATTTCAGAAATTTGcctgtaatttttttttttaaaattttttattatacacATATGCCGTGTtgcatttaaatttattttgaagaatttaaagatatttttcaactttgagaatttcatttaagctttttttttttgttttcttcaccAAACCCATCATCGTTGGCCTTCTAATTGTTACAGTGTTCAATTGAACATgtcaaaaaaagtaaaatattcgtGAGTGCCATCTAAATCTAATTGAACATTTCAGGTATCTAATTGAAGTAATAGTTTTAGTTCAGGGACTCTGCCACATATTAGCCATAAGTTTGGGGACGATAGGACTATTATAAAATTTAGCTGTCTCAAACGAAAGGAAGACCACAATCGGTCTTGGGTTCGAATCTGGAAACCctaacaaaagaaagaagaagcttCCCGCATTTCAAAAAGAAGTCACGATTTTCcctccattttcttttctcgtTGCATATCTATCTCTTAACAGAAATTCCACTACAAGTCGAGTGGCCGGGGCAAGTCGCGGTTCGTGTCTTACGGAAAGCTCTCTCCCGTTTCTCAGGTGATTTagatttttggatttttttttcttgtctctggttcctttctttctctttgaaaTTGGAGTCCTGGTTTTCCAATTCATCGTTTAATCCTTTACAGTCTTGATTTGTCAAACAAAATTGATATCTCTCAGTCTTGGTCTCGGCTACTGCTATGTTTGGATcattgaaaattgaagttaaaataaatgaaattcatagattttattcattttttttattttcttgtgtTTGGTTAAGAGGGAAAAAGTAGAGCTAAAACGTTTTGATAACTTTTAAGTTAATGCATTGTAGTTATCATTGAATAATGTATTTTTGGCCAGAATAATTAGCATTGAATTTGATGTTGCATATTAaactaattttgtttaaaattaaagagtaAATTGCGTGCAATCCTTTAAGTTTTTGGACCATAATTGCACTCAATGACACTAGTTTAGAAAACCTACATTtcaccccaaaaaaaaaaacattttacattaCAAGATGCTGAGATTAAACAATTCTTGCCTAAGTGTTTGACAGAATTGTTCAGAGAAAACATAACTGCTGTTACCTCTACCAAAACTGAAGCCAAGTACGGAAGATcctaaattttcaaatcacAAGTTAGTGAGTTGGCCACCGCTTCAGTTAGCAAGACCTTAACTTTTTTGAAACCCAGAAAGCCAACCAAGAAAGGAGGAAAGAGTTGGTGTTTGCTTGGAGAGAATATCAATGgcaacaaaaattataaaaagactaaaatgGCAATACCCACCCAGCATAACCAACGCCAAAATCTTCCATTTgccatgaaaagaaaacaccaGAGGCAGTTCCTTAGAAACTCTCTTCATTTATGTACTAGGCAAGTCTGCAATTAGCAGTagttctcttttctttttattgaattaaagTTGTGGAAACCATTTTTGGATATTTCGGTTGTTTGAGGCAGAATTCTAACACTCCTGTGCTAAAAATTGGGTATTGTTTATTTATGCACGTGTGCTGCTCGAGAGATTGTCACTTTAAATCTCTTTTGAAAGTTTCACTACCCTATGTCGAGTCTGTGGGCTGCCATGCTAGTGCTACTTGGTGATTGGATTCAATTTTTATGGGAGTTTGGAGTTTAGTGGGGGCTTATTGGTTTTGgaatcttaattttatttttgggttgTTTCTATTAGGTTAATGTTGGGCACTCTAAGTCTTActtacacacacacacacacaccacTGAGGAACTAATGGACTATGGAGAGAGATAGCTGTCAAGGAAGCTGGGGAAACAGATGGAGTAGACCCTTCAATCTTTTTTTCCCCTAAGCTAAAGACTCTTAAATTGTTGAACAACAATTTATATTACAGCTTAAATATGCATCTTAGTAATTACCAACATTCTGTTACCATCGTTAACACAATTGGGGCAGGATGtagtttttcaaaattaatgtCCTTGAATGTAATTATAGTCAAAACTCAAGGAGTTCTTTGTAATTTGCGCAAAATTCAACATCAAACTATATTGTTTATTGCCTATTAGAGTTAGGCTCCTGCATATCATCTCTATAACAATGCTTTGCATTATAGTTAAGGTACCAcatcaaacaattttttttttaattaattctttttgaAAGTTCAAATACGAAATTTAGCATTAGATTTTAGTTTATGTACTATTTCTTATAATCAATTCTTTAGCATTATATGCCTTGTATTTGAGTGGTTGACAATAGATGCGTTGTGATGTTGTGgataaaagagaaagagaaaatggaagaaCCCTTAAAAGGCAGGCCAGGAGTTAGGGTCTCTATATTTGATTGTTCAATAGAGAATCATTTTAGGGCGATGGATACAATCTCTAAGCTTTGTGAAGAGCCTGAGAGTGATGGTCCCGATGAAACTGATATCCAGCGATTCTCTTCTTCAATCACTTTCTTAAGGTAAATTTATGCTTATCTTTGTGCATTTAGAACTTCCATGTTTAAAACCAATTTTTAAGCAGCGGTAATTGAATTGACTTTACTGATATAAGTttggtttgtttattttttattttagttttatctgTTTAATATAGAGTTTACATCTACATGTTTTTAATTTACTATTGAACATGCTTTTAGGGAATGGAGGCATTTCAATTATGAACCAAGGATCATTAAGTTTGCTAGTGAAGTAGGAGACTCACAGGGTAAAGATGTTTCTGATTGCATACAGTTACCTCAATTTTCATCAGCAACTGTTCTCAAGGTGAAAGAAAATCTTGTTTTTTGGATCCTCCACTTCAGGGAATCTTCAATCACGGCATAAAATTTCTGGAATAGTTATTACTCTATGGcataatattttgttaattgttgtttttgtttgtttgttttgctGATGGAAGCAACGGgaaggacaaaatggaaaagcATCTCCAAAATCCTGGTAAGATTGGATTTTGGTTTGCTCAATACCAGTTTCCAGTATTATGGGTTTACCTTAGGTGATAAAAGGATGGCGTAGTTTTAGTTTCATTCTTGACCAGCATAAATGCAAAGTTAATCAACTGTTAGAATTTCTGCTATATTACAGGAGtctttccttttaattttttaacttttacggACAACATGTTACAAATGGTGTTTGCTTTTGTTAATTTGTGATGCATATACATATTACTTGGTTAGAACTTAGGTCTTTTGTTCCTTTTGTTGAAGATCCATGTATAGCAAccaaatattttgtttatgaaattaaatttagatTTGAAGCCTGTATTACAACACCATTGCAAATGAGGTCTGTCATATACATTTTTTGAATAACATGATTAAAGTTCAATCTACTTGCAGCAAGGACTTCGTGATGTATGTTGGAGGGTCTGTTTGGGCATTAGATTGGTGTCCTAGAGTTCATGAGAATCCTAACAGTACTGTCAAATGCGAGGTAGTTCCCATTTTCCCCTCAACCCCTAACCTTCTTCTGggaacctttttttttcttttatatgtgtgtgtgtgtgtgcattTGAGCTTCAATTTGCTTCTGTATCGAAATGTTTTGTTCTCAGGCTTCATATTATTATAGCCTAAAACTCGTTTACTGGGATATTTCAAATGAAAGAGACAAAAGCCTAGATTTGTTCTTAAATAATGGTTTAAATGTTGCCTGTGTGCTTAATTAGCAggattttaaacaataattatCACAATCGTAATGCTGCAATCTTGTGAGACTTTCCTTGTCATGACATCTTCTTTTCTTATGCCTTGCTTTTCCCAGTTCATTGCTGTCGCTGCTCATCCTCCTGATTCTTATTATCACAAGATAGGTACCCCACTTACTGGTAGAGGCATCATTCAAATATGGTGTATGCTAAATGTTGGGGTGGAGGAGGAAGAGGCTCCTCTTTCAAAGAAAAGGCCAAAATGGAGATCTCAAACTACAGAAGCCATGGAGGAGAGCCCATCAAAGAGGCCTAGAGGAAGACCTAGAAAGAATCCAATAGATGAATCTCAACCAGATAAGGTTAAGAGGCCAAAAGGTAGACCTAGAAAGAAACCAATTGGTGAATCTCTTAATGATGATCAGAATGAACAGTCTTTCCTGCCTCTTGCTGTTCAGTACCCAGAAGGTTCCTTTAAGCCAGTTGCTATAGACAGTGCACTTGGAAATACACAAGAAAATGCTCCAAATAAGAGCCatcatgaaaaagaaaaaggtgaaaaagaGGGAGCATTTACATCTGATGCAACCCCTACGACTTCTGTGCAgagtagaaaattgaaaagtaaGGTGCAGGCAAAAACTAATACTCATGGTAAATGTCTCCCATTATTGACTCAAAATGAAGAAACAAGATCTTCTTCTAcaataaacaaacaaattCACTACAACTCTGGGCAGGAAGCTATGGTGCACAATAATATTTTAGATAGCAATTCGTCGGAGACCCCAGGTTCTTCTATTCCAAGGGATAATTCGTCGGAGACCCCAGGCTCTTCTATTCCAAGGGACATTGAGCTGCCAAGAACTGTCCTCTGCCTAGCACACAATGGAAAAGTTGCTTGGGATGTTAAATGGCAGCCTTATGACATAAATGATTGTGAATGCAATCAGCGGATGGGCTATCTTGCTGTCTTACTGGGAAATGGATCTCTGGAAGTGTAAGAGATCTGCTTTTGTTTTCTAGACTctgttcaaaattttctttgtcaCTCTTTTGCCTATAATTGTTTAGGACTTAGTCATTGAAGAATAAGCAGTTAAGCATCACTATGTTATACAGCACTAACAGAATGCAAAAACTCTTTAGGGGGGGTTGTACTTTTCCCATGTCATTATTTAACAGTATAGGTTCACTTCAGAACTCATTGTTCATTATGTTAAATGGAGACATTGCAACAAACAACCCTGCTTGTGGAGTCTTTGCATTCCACTAGCAGTGGATTGGATAATAATCCAAAGAACAATTATGTTGATATTGGTTGTCATTTTGAGGTTTCAAAAATGAGGAAATAATTGGAATAATTCTAATATTAACAATCATGTAATGTGAAGCATTGAAGTAGATGATGAAAGATAGGTTGAATTTTATGGAggattaaaaaagaataagaattcAATTATGCAATATTGCAAAAAGAATGGGTGCCTAAGATGAATGTAAACAAGAGGGGCAGAAGGTGGATGTCAAAAGCTTGAAATTAGAAAACTAAAAGTACTATGGtaaacattaaaatattagACTGTTGTATCATTTTAGGGGCCTTCCTTTCCTCTACCTATTATGAATCTTAGCTTTACATGGCAGCTTGCCCCCACTTcctttttatccttttttttttcaagttccATATCAGTCAATTTTGCATTAGGTTGTGCCAATTAGTTAGTTATATGTTTCATTATGGTGAATTATCGACAATGTTCATTGATACTATGTCCCGATTCCACCAATGCAATGCAGGTGGGAGGTTCCTCTTCCTCATATGATCAGCATTGTTTATTCATCTTCACCTAAGCAGGGTACTGATCCTCGCTTTGTAAAATTGGAGCCAGTTTTCAAGTGCTCAAAGTTAAAATGTGGTGATGTACAGAGGTAATTTGGATGTCTATCATTTTTCTGTAATAAACTTTTTAAGATATTATTGCTAGTCTTCTAGTATTGCAGAAATTCTTTAGAATGTCTAAAACATGATGGGCAAGAACACTTATCAGTTCTAAAACATGATGGGGcagaaaattttataaaacatgATGGAGACAGAACATTTATTAGAATATTGATGAGTTAGGTCTGCTCTTTGCTAActtacaaagaaaatgaaaaaaaaaagattaaagggGAGGGGGGGTGGGCGTTGTGGGTCTGGGTTATTTTACAGCATGGGTCGCTATTAATGCATAGGCAATCAATATCATAGTTCTCACTGCAGCATGGCTGGGTTGTTACTGTTGGGGTGCATTGCATGGCACATTCTTAGTGATTGCTTCCGGTTTAGAATGATAGAATCCTTCTGCATGTGTTACAtgaaagagattttttttccatgagaaaaggaaaaataaagaacaagATTGCATATACTGCTGTTGAATAATGTACTTGTGAGACTTTATTacctaaaataatttttattagagCTTCTTAGCTTACATGGAGAACATTGTAAAAGAAAAGTATTTTTACTTTACCTCTTTGCAACTAGCTATAAATTTGGGTAGAAGGTGGtgaattttcttcatttaattggtatattattattattatttttattaccaTCATCATTACCATCATCATGAGGCTTGTCTCCCTGTCAGTTAATTAACAGTTGATTATAGGGCACCGGATTTGGCCTGCTTAAATAGAGCCATGAAATACATCTTCAAGCCACTGTAGTTGCTGACATGTTCCAGCTGCTGTTTTCATGTTGGATGAATTGGAATTAATAGATTTTCTGTTTGGACAGGCGAAAGAACAATAGCAATGAAAGGCTCTGCTATGTTGTTCAGTGTTCACCCTGTCCTATTTTATGGCTAGTTGATATATTGGATGCACCTGTACACCCAATTTCTTGCAAAATGGGTTCACTTCGTAGTGATATTACATCTTCCATGTGGAGGAATTTGATTTGCAAACATACAATTCAACTGAATGGTTTActaattaaaagtttaatttggCTGCTTCTAGAAGCTTAACATTCTAGCTGTggaattttcattttagttCTGCAACCTTTTGCTACTTTCAGTTGTCTTTGTTGGTCTAGTGGTGTGTTTGATTCTATTTCATTTGTCACTAATAGAGAGGCTCGGACTTGTTATACAGCATCCCTTTGACAGTTGAGTGGTCAACCTCACCTCCATACAATTACTTACTGGCTGGGTGCCATGATGGAATGGTATAATGTCAGTTTGTTATTTTTGTatgcttttttttataaaaaatttaacatatgTTATTTGCTCTGACCTTTGAGAGAACTGATATCATGCTTTTTGCATAAATGGGATTAGGagtattctttttctttacgGATTTAGTCGGTaatcaatattatttttctaggaaaTGTATGTGAattaagttcttttttttaaaataaaaaattaagttctTTTGCATTAATATGTTGACTGAGCATCTGCTAAGTTTCTTAGATTTGTCCTATGATTATCATTTCAATGAATAAGATTATCTTTTACTCAtagttttgaatttatttggtATCAGAACTAACATAGTTTATGTCAGGTTGCTTTGTGGAAGTTCTCTGCAAGTGGTTCACCTACAGGTATTGGCAATGTAttagtcaattttttttgttattctgCTGTTGTGGTTTATAGAAGGCTTGGATTATGGTGCATCAAATTAAcagttgaattttatttcCCATTTTGTAATTATGCAGATACAAGACCTCTACTTTGTTTTAGTGCAGATACAGTTCCAATTAGATCGGTTGCATGGGCCCCATCTGGAAGGTGAGTGATGTCATCAGTGTTCCATTTCCAATTgactaaaattttatatagcTATATATTTAGCTATGCTTTTTTCTGTTCAGAAGCAGTCTCTTTTGGAAATTTGGTGGTCAAAATGCAAAGGGTCCGGCCTTTTGTAGAAATAGCatctatcttcttcttcttctttttttttttttttttttgtttttaattacgGGCTATCTATCCTCTGCTGGACTAGGGATTGCTAATGATTTGGAACTGCTTTGCTAGACAGTTCTTTTTGGCAGTCAACCGGATGCAAGCTCCTTTCAAGGGATGCTTGAGTAGCATAAAAGGGACTAGAATATGATAGTGGTGTTGTTATCAATATTGTTGATGCACTCTTCCAACCTGTATGTTTAATACTGTGATGCTTGCTGATTGCTGTAAATAAAACTCTGTTGTTGGGTTCAGTGACATGGAGAGTGCAAATGTTGTTCTTACTGCTGGACATGGAGGTCTAAAGTTTTGGGACATACGGTAACCTTGATAGCCTGCTTTGGTTTAAGTTTGATCACTTTGTATCTTGGTTTATCTTTTGACTTTTGCTTATCTTGGTCCTAATGCATTCATCTCAATTGAATTCAGATGCTTGGTGGCTTGTATTCCATTTTTTAAGATCAATCTCATTGACTATATAGTTCTaaagtttaattaaactttGTGAATCTTCTAAGTGATGGCATGTTGTACATAGCATTGGTAGTTTACACTGTCACTTTAATGTTTACCTTCTAATTTACTGTaatgtatttattttcttcatggTTCTATTGAAGTTCCATAAACTTCTATGATCTAATGAAGCTTACAGATTAATATAAGCTTCAGCTAAAGATAGAGCTTTTTTACTGTctgaaaattcaaattaatttctatTTCTATCATTATTCGAGCATTTGGCTCAGTAGTTGGTGCTTGATCTTTTTGCTCTATAATAAGGGTTTGAATCCCCCCTTccctaattaaaaaaatgagtgGAGTTGGCTTgattctctttatttttcctcTAACTCATTTCACCTTCAGTTGTAAACCACAGAATAAAATCCCTACAATTTAGATACAATATCAACTATGTattttatgcatatctagTTGCTGCAATTAGCATGTAAGATGAAGTGATGGTATGTATCAATTTAAGGCTTAATTCGATATTTATGTGCACTTACTTTTCCTTGTTTAAGGGGAAATTGCAATTTTTTTCCATATTCAAGATTTTAAGTTCAGTTGGCATCAGAGTGATTTACTATTTCCTGATATAGGTTCTGAAGCATTGAAAATTTGAACTTTGTACTTCTAAAGGATTCTGATTCTGTCGGATTTCTT
Protein-coding sequences here:
- the LOC18612762 gene encoding xyloglucan endotransglucosylase/hydrolase protein 2 — encoded protein: MVAMEKRFFFALLLTAIVNASRANDVSFDQNYHITWGNSHVTSLNEGREIHISMDNVSGARFQSNARYASGFFQMKIKIPNKDSTGVVTAFYLIDNKGEGDHDELDFEFLGSKGQPCTLQTNVFANDKGGREQRYHLWFDPTADFHTYGILWNQHQIVFYVDNTPIRVSKNISNIGVNYPSQTLVIQASIWDGEGWASNGRKLDWSQQPFTARFQGFTVDGCQSLENSNKEQCYDSSLWWNGNTYWGLDPAKQKALEDAKSRIYV